The genomic region ATCTACGGCTATCAGAAGAACGCTGACCGTATAATGGAAAGTGTTATTATGCCCCAGACGCACATCAAAAACTTGTACCTGACAGGGCAAAGCATCGGGATGCACGGCTTAGTGGGGGTAACTATCAAAGCGGTGGTATGTGCTGAGGTAATTCCTTGAGTGAGTTTATGGATAATAAAAAGAGGCTGCCTGAAAAGTCGGGCAGCCTCTTTTGTATGTTTGTATGTATTTATCTTACCATATCTTCACCCTTTGCTCAGGGGCTTTGTAGAGCTTATCGCCTTCTTTTACGTCAAAGGCTTTGTACCAAGCATCCACATTCACCACAGGACCGAAAGCACGGTAATACCCTGGTGTGTGCGGGTCGGTCTTGGTTTGGTTGATGAGGTATTTCTCCGTAGAGAGCGTACGCCATACGGTTCCCCAAGAGATGAAGAAGCGTTGGTCTTGGGTAAGGTCGCTGATTTTATCTACCGCTCCCTTATCCTTTAAGTACATCTGCAACGCATCGAAAGCTATGTTTACCCCACCGAGGTCGGCGATGTTCTCACCACTAGTAAAGGTACCGTTTACGAATACGCCTTTTACAGGCTCGTACTTGTCGTATTGTTCTGCTAAGGCTTTAGTAACCTTCTTAAAGTTCTCTTTATCGGCAGCAGTCCACCAATTCTTCAAGTTACCCTCAGCATCGAACTCAGCCCCGCTATCGTCAAAGCCGTGGGTCATTTCGTGACCAATTACGGCACCGATACCGCCGAAGTTCACCGCAGGGTCGGCCTCAAAGCTAAAGAATGGGCGTTGGAGTATCGCCGCAGGGAATACAATCTCGTTGTTGAGCGGATTGTAATACGCATTGACGGTTTGCGGACTCATCTCCCACTCGCTCTTATCCACAGGCTTGCCCACCTTATCAAGCTTGCGCTGGTATGCCCATTTGATCACTTGTTGCAGATTATCGTAATACACCGTTTCGCTTGCAGGCAAGATGGTGAGCTTAGAGTAGTCCTTCCACTTGTCGGGATAGCCTACTTTCACCTTGAATTTATCTAACTTAGCCAAAGCCTTTTCCTTTGTTTCAGCAGACATCCAAGTCAAGTCATTGATATGTTGTGCAAAGCTCTTCTTAAGGTAACCAATGAGCTCTACCATTTCTTCTTTAGCTTGTGCAGGGAAATATTTTTCAACATAGAGCTTCCCGAAAGCCTCCCCAAGTATGCCGTTGATAAGGTCTAAAGCGCGTTTGTTCATTGCGCGTTGCTCTTGCTGCCCGCGTAGGTATTTGTTGTAGAACTCAAACGAAAGCTCATCAAGTTCTTTGTTGAGGCTACCTGTATTATTTGCTACAAGGGTGTAACGCAGATAATCTCTCAGCAGGGGCAAATTCTTCTTATTGATAAACTTGTCGTACTCCTTATAGAGGCGTATTTCACCTACCACTACTTTGTCAGTCTTTACACCTACTTTCTCTAAATAAGCAGGGATATTAAGGCTCTTTACGAGTTTTTTAAGTTCTGCCATTGTCTGAGGATTATAGCTCAGGTTAGGGTCGCGATCTTCCTCATTGGTGAGCATTAGCTTTGCCACACTGCGCTCAAAGTCTACAATTTGCTTAGCCTTTTGTGTTGCCTTAGGGTCTTTGAGCACTTTGAATATATCGGCTACAAACTCTTGATACTTAGCCAATGCCTCTGCATTTTCCTTGCTTTCTTTCTGGTAGTAATCACGCCCCATACCCAAGTCGAAAGCACCGAGATAAACAGCATTCTGTGAAGAGTTCTTCATATCGGCATATACACCCCAGCCACAGATAGGGTTGCCACCTTGTGGAGTCGTCTTTTCGAGATAGGCTTGCAGGTCAGAGAGTGTCTTAATCTTCTCAATAGCTGCCAAGCGCGCCGCAATAGGCTTTAAGCCCTCAGCATTACGCTTATCCCAGTCGATATACGAAGCGTAGAGGTCTTTAATCTTCTGCCCTTCGGTGCCTGTGGGGTAGTTCTCCTTAAGGATTTCGTCCAAGATAAGCAAGCAGTGCTTATCGGTTTCCTCGCGGAGCATATCAAAGGCACCCCATCGCGGTTTGTCTGCTGGTATTTTAGCGGTCTTCATCCAGCCGCCGTTCACATAGTTGTAGAAGTCGTCCTGCGGACGCACACTGGGGTCCATCGCCGAGAGGTCTAAGCCCTTCTCAGGAGTGGTCATTTCTGTTGTTGTACTCACTGTTTCTGTAATTGTTGGAGTGGTTGTACTTACTGGTTTCTTAGTGCCACAAGCCGCTAAAAGACAAGCTGCTGAGAGCACCATCACTTTTCTATTGATCTTTTTCATATCGTAAAATTAAATAAATTACTATTCCTTTACACGCTTTTTGCCTACACCTTTAGGTTTTTCTTTTGTTTCCCAAGGAAGTACAGCATTACGCAACTGCTCTTCTGCCAAAGCTAATTTCTTTGGAAAAAGATTGCTCCTACCAAGTTTCTCTTTCAAGGAATCTAAAAATTCACTGTACTGAATATCAGCCCCTTCTATTTCTATTGCTGCTTTACCTACTGTCATATCATTTTCTTTTTACCATAAATCCTATATATTCTTTATTCACTTCAAAAGTCTCAAAAGAGCCATCACTATTCTGTCCATAGACATAAAAATCCTGTTGCAATATTGCTAAGTGTTTTGCTATATTGATACGATAAAGCCTTGTTCGAGTTTCATTACTACCCGTTGCATATACAGCTATCTCAGGATATACCTCTGTAAACTCATACATTGTTGCTACAACTGTTGATAATACCTTTACCATATCTCCATTACTATCATCAACCTCTTGTGTTTCTTCATTCCAATCCCCAAAACCTAAATTATATATCCTTGGATTAGACATAGGCGCATACCCCACCACTTTTTTTATACTCCCTCTCTTCCCAACACTCACAAATTCAAAAGAAGTTAGGTATTTCCCAGCTTTATATGTATATCTGGGATAACTCATTTGATACTGAAATTCTTTCCCAATAGTGCACCTACTTCCTGATAGTTCTTAAAATTGTATATCAATGGATGCCACCTTTCAGGGTTGATCTTATTGCCCTCCATTACCAGATCGTCCGCCACGTGCACCGTCAAGAACCTCAGTTCTACAATGGCATAGCTGTCGCGCTCGTTGATGCGCAACACCTCAGCTTCCGCCTGTATGGGGCACTCAGCAATGCGCAAAGGTTTCACCTTCTCAGAGGGCAAGGTAGTAAAACCTCCAATGGCAAACTTATTGTCCGTATAAGTGTATTTAGCTGCTTTCTGTTCAGGGACAGGGTTCTTCCCCGTATAGCGCGCAATGCCCTCCACCTGCTGCCACATTGTAGCTGTCGGCAAGTTGAACACCGCCTCAGGCACTTGCTTTACATTCTCATAGGCTTGGTTGAGCCTCACCAACCCGATCACGGCATTATTGCCCAGCGTCCAAGTGCAAGATACAGGTGTAACATCCTGGTTTCCTTCACTATCTACCGTACTGAGTAGCACCACAGGAAACCCATAATAAAACATATTAGGTAAAAAAGTCTGCATACTCACTTTGTTTTTAATGGTTACTGGGGGCAAAGGTAAGGCAAATGTTTTAAATAGACAAAATATTTCCTAAAAATTTTATTTACCAATTAAATCGTACCATAAACTCGTGGATATTGTGAACGCTACTGCTCAGGTTGGGATCTCGTTGGTCTCAAAGCCATACCCTACTGATAAGTGCCAGTCGGGAGCCTTGAACATCGCATAGCCATTCATCACTGTTTCAGTGCGGTAGCCAATACCCACCTCTAAGAAATCGCGATAGAGGGCTGCAGCAGTTGCGCAGACTTGATAATGCGTATCCTTAGCGAGATAGGCTTGCATTGAAGGGCAAAGGGTTATATCCTGAGTGATGGGGAGGTAATAACCACCAAGTGCATAGAAGTACATCTGTTCGGCTACGGAAGTGACAATCCCATCTTTCTTCTTTACTACATCAGAAGCTAAGAGGTTGGGTGCCGATAACCCGACGTAGAAACGATCCGTTTTGTAATATACTCCAGCCCCTACATTAGGCTGAAAACGCCCTGAGTAGCCATTGAGGAGTGGGTCGTACTGCCCTTTTTCGTTGTAAGTCTTGATGCGACTGCCATCGAGGTTGAACAGGTTGCCTCCTGCCTTGAGCCCTAAGTAGATTTCGGAGGTTTCATTCAATGGAATGGAGTAAGAGAAGTCGGCAAGGAAGGCTGTTTCTCGCTGAATGAAGACTTTGTTATTCACCACAGAAACTCCCAGCCCAATGCGCTTGGTAAGCCTATAGGTAGTAATTAGACTCTGCACTTGGGGGGCATCAGAGTCATAGGACTGCAGCCATTGATTGCGCAGATTGAGCATAATAGTATGTCCTTTTTCACCCCCTACGGCGGCAGGATTGATGAGGTTCTGGGTTTCAGTATAGAAAATATAATCAACGTAATTCATATTCTGCGCTTGCATTATATGGCTGTAAGCACAAAATAACACCGCTGAAAGTAAAATGTATATCTTATTCATAATAGTTTAATAATTAATGTATATCCAACCTTCTTTGGTTTCTTTGATTTCTGGTAAAGTTAATTTATAGCGATAGAAGCCACGCGGCACTTTCTGTCCGTCGTTGCCAATGCCTCCCCATTTGTTCTTATAGCCGTGCGACTCGTAGATGAGTTGCCCTTCACGGGTGAATATCTGCAAGACGTTCTTTCTGTAGAGAGTGATGCGGCGGATGTTGAACGTATCGTTAATGCCGTCGCCATTAGGGCTGAACGCGTTAGGGATGAGCACCTTGTCGAACTCGTCGTCCTTATCGTTGTCAATGCTGTCGCCATCCTTATCAGGGTCGCAGGCGTCGCCTATGCCATCGCGGTCGGCATCTGCTTGGTCAGGATTGTAATTGTTCGGGCAGTTGTCGCGATCATTAGGCACCCCGTCGCCATCGGTATCCTCATCACAGAGGTCGCCAAGTCCGTCGCCATCGGTATCCTTTTGGTCGGGGTTAGGGGTCTCAATACAGTTGTCCTGACTGTCTTTTACTCCGTCGCCATCTAAGTCAGCGTCATCTCTTACAATGATACTGCCCATATTGACGGCTAAGAAGATATTGTTAGTGGGCTCAATGAGGATACGCCCCTTATCGGTAGTGAGCGAGGCATCGACAGTAAAGGTGTAAGCCCCGTTATTGGGGACGCCTGAGGCAAGGGTATGGCTAAAGGTAGCGCCGTCATCAGTAGAGAAGAGGATGTTCACCTTATCGGCATTGATAGGGGCTTTATCGGTATTGGCTACACTCCATTTGATGGTTTGCGATTTACCGATGAACCAATAGGATTTTTCAGTCTGTGAAGTCACCTCGAAAGGTCCTGCACCGCTTTCCACATCAATTTCTACAGTGGCATAGCTGGTGCTACCTGTCAGTTGGTCGTCGTTCTCACCTACTTTTCTGTCGAGCGCCATCAACGACCAGTGTAGTTTTCGCCTGACGTTGGAGACGGTTTCCCAAAAGGAACGCCTATTAGGGGCACTCTCAGTAAGCCTACCCTCTAAGATGCGCGACATACGGGGTATGTAGCGCACTGGGGTGGTTGTAGAAGAGACAGAGCGCGCTATCGGTCACCTTGTATTATTAGGTGAGAAGCGATCGGCAGTGATGCTCCCCAAATCATCGGACTGCTCCCAAGTGTAATAGAGCTTATCATTATCTGCATCGGTAGCTGACCCCTTAAGCACATAGGCGGTACCTTTGGGGATGGTATAACCTTTCAGAGGGTCTATCTCAGGAGGGGTATTAATAAGATCCTTGGTAGTAGGGCATTTTTGCGTTTTGATGTAATCAACGATCTGCTTTACGCTGATATGGTTAAAGTAAGGGTCGGTACGCGATTGCACGTCATTCGCCCCTGTGATACCTGCATAGCCCATAATGGTAGAACCACTACCAGGCTCAATCTGCACGCCATAGCCTTCAATCTGCAGATTGTGAGTGTGGTTGGCACCCATCTGGTGACCGAGTTCGTGGCAGAAGAAGTCGATATCAAAGCGGTCTAAATCCTCAAAGCTCTTGAAGTTGCCCGCTGAGAAACCTTTGCCTTTATCTTCATCTTTACAAACGCAACCGATACAGCCTGCATTGCCGTTGGCTAAGACACTGTTGTGGAAATTGATGAGCCCCCTTTACCCCTCTTGCAAAAGAATTTTTCTGTGATAAAGGAAGGTAAAATGCTGTGGGCTCCTACCAAGTGGTAAAAGCACCTTGGATGACACTACGAGGTTTTCCACTAAATACCTATTTTTTAGTACTATTTACCAAAAATATACCCTTTATTAGATTTTAGGGGAGCCTAAAAAGGTGGGAGATGTGTTCGAGATGTGTTCGAGCAGTGTTCGAGATGAGTCCGAAAGAAAATTTTTCTGTGGGCAAGGGTTGGCTATTTGAGGGTAAAGATGTATCTTTGCTGCCTAAAATAGAAGTTGATGAAAGCTACTTTTGGTGAAAGGGTGATTGACTTTAATCGCCATTTGAGATACGACGAGGCACTGCCCGAGGGCTTTGCGGTGCTCAATCCGTATGTGGATAACCCTGAGACAATGCAGGTGATGCGGGCGTTCTACGAGCGTTTTTACAGCGACAACGCCCCGCGGAGGTTTATCATTGGCATCAACCCGAGTAGGAACGGGGCGGGCGTTACGGGGGTACCTTTTACGGATACGAAGCGCCTTGAGAGTGCCTGTGGCATTGTGATGCACTCCGCCCATACGCACGAGGTGTCGTCGGTGTTTTTGTATGAGATGATTGCCGCTTATGGTGGGGTCGCAGCGTTTTATAAGGATTTTTATATCAACTCGCCTTTCCCGCTGGCAATCGTGCGTAGGGGCAGCGATGGCAATTGGCTCAACGCTAATTACTACGACGATAATGCGCTGTTTGCCAGTGTACGCCCCTATATGATTGAGACGCTCCGCAAGCATATTACGCTGGGCTTGGATACGGCAAAGGTGTATATCTTAGGGAAGAAGAATGCGGATTTTATCGCAAAGCTCAACAAGGAGGCATCGCTATTCGGTCAGATGGTGGTGCTGGAACATCCGCGCTATATCCAGCAGTATAAGTCGAAGGAAAAGGAGCTGTATATCGATAAGTATATCACAGCACTGAAGGTCTGAGGGTCGTAGGACGACAGCCAATTAGTTGTGCACTGCTACAGCGTTGAAGGTGTGAGGTGCGGGGTATGAGGTATGAGGGGTCGCAGGGCGACAGCCAATTAGTTGTGTACTGCTATAGCGCTGAAGGTCTGAGGTGTGGGGTATGAGCTTTGAGGGTCGTAGTGCTGTTTTGTTAGTCGAATTTCATTGCTTTGGTAGGGGATATTTTGGCAATGACAAAGGATGGCAATAGGAGCATCAATAGGCATACGACTAGCACGCCTACGTTTACCAGCAGGGCGCCTACCCACGGAATGGCAATAGGCACCTGACTGACGTAGTAGGTGGCGGGGTCTAACTTCACTATGCCGTATTGCTGTTGTAGCCAAAGCAGCGCAAAGCCAATGCCATTGCCCCAAAGTAAGCCCAAAGTGATGATGTATGTGGCATTGTAAAGGAAGATGTTGCGTATGCTGCGGTCGGCAGCACCGAGGCTTTTGAGGGTGCCAACCATCGGGGTTTTCTCTAAGATGAGCACCAGCAGGGCAGTGATCATATTAAAGACGCCCACGATGAGCATTATGCCGATAATCAGGTATATATTGAAATCGAACATACTGAGCCACTCGAAGATAAAGGGATATTTCTGCAAGATGGTTTGCGAATCGAGGTGCGAGTTGGTGCGGGCGTATACCTCATTGCCTACCTCGGTAATGTGGTTGAAGTCGTCGATAAAGAGCTCGAAAGTACCGATCTCATCGGCTTTCCACTTATTGATGTGCTGTATCTGTCGGAGATCGACGAAGAGGTATGAGGCGTCGAACTCCTGAAAGCCGCTGTTGTAAAGCCCAACAATCACGAAACTGCGCTGCGAGGGCACTTGTGCGCTTTCGTCCTTGAGGAAAATAGCTTGACATCTGTCGCCGAGCTTTAAGCCCAAACGGTTGGCTAAGTAGGTGGATATGAGCACTTCGTTGCTGATTTCGTCTGTGGTAAAGTCGGGGATGCGCCCTTCGGTGATGAAGTCCTGCAAGAGGTGCCAATCGTAGTCCTTGCCGACGCCCTTGGCTAAGATAGCCTCGTAAGTGGTGGGCGTGCGGAGGATACCTCCTTTGGTGGCTACGGCTTGTATGTGCTTTACAGCGGGAACATCCTTAAACTGTGGATAAAAGGGCTGCTCAAGGGATATGGGCTTGATGGATACCTCAGAGGCGTTGTTGTCGTAATTGAAGATCTGTATATGCCCGTGGAAGACGACGAGCTTCTCTCTGATCTTCTGTTGCAAGCCTACGCCTGTGGCAATGGCAATGAGCATCACCACCACACCGACGGCAATAGCTGTGATTGCCATTTTGATAATTGGCGAAGAAATTGTACTTTTGCCCCCGCTATTAAATATAACGCGTTTTGCTATGAAATATTCAAAGTTCAAATCGATATGCGAGTTTAGAGGTGCCAAAGTTACACTTTTTTTATTAATTGCACTGCTTTCGTGCAAAAATAATGGACAAGAGCATCGTAGCTCTATGACTCAAAAGACTGAAAGTCAGCAGAAAGAGATTATTCCTGCGGCAAACAGAATGTACCTTTACATCAAAGATTTACGCGATAAAAACGTCGCTGTAGTTACCAATCAAACGGGTGTGGTGGAGCGCAAAGACGGCTCGCTGGTTCACTTGGTGGATACGCTGCTGGCGAAGAAGGTGAAGCTCACGAAGGTTTTTGCCCCTGAACACGGCTTCCGTGGCGATGCCGATGCGGGCGAGGTGGTGAAAGATGGTAAGGATGCGCGTACGGGCTTGCCGATTATCTCCCTCTATGGCAAGAACAAGAAGCCCACGGCAGAGCAGCTCAAGGGGATCGACTTGGTGCTCTTTGACTTGCAGGACGTTGGGGCGCGCTTCTACACGTATATCTCTACACTTCACTATGTGATGGAAGCCTGTGCGGAGCAACACATTCCGCTTATTGTGCTCGACCGTCCTAACCCTAATGGGCATTACATCGATGGAGCGGTATTGGAGCCTTCGTGCCAGAGCTTTATAGGGATGCACCCTGTGCCTGTGGTCTACGGAATGACCATCGGCGAGTACGCACAGATGATCAACGGTGAGGGATGGCTCGCTCAGCGTGCTAAAAGCGACTTGAAGGTCATTCCGCTGGCGCACTACACCCACCAGAAGGCTTACCATCTGCCTGTAAAGCCCTCGCCTAACCTACCTAACGATGTGGCTATCAACCTTTACCCAAGCCTGTGTTTCTTTGAAGGCACTGAGGTGAGTATGGGTCGTGGCACTGATAAGCAGTTCCAGATTTACGGCTCACCCTATCTTGAGAAGACCGATTTTAGCTTTACACCCCAGCCTAATGCGGGCGATAAGAACCCTAAGTTCAACGGCAAACTATGCTATGGTGAAGACCTCAGCAGCAGTGTCCGCCTTTCAGCACTTAACCTCTCGTGGCTCAAGAAAGCCTACGAGCAGAGCAAGGGTGTGAAGATGGCGTTCTTCACCGCTTCTTTCAATAAAATAGCAGGCACTCCCGCCCTGAAACAGCAGCTCATCGATGGTAAAAGCGAACAAGAGATTAGGGCTTCGTGGCAGAAAGACATAGAGAAATTCAAGGAAGTGAGAAAGAAATACCTGCTGTATCCGTAGGGTGGTTTTATAAAGAAATAGAAAGTTTATCGCATTATTTTTGGTACATCTAAGTTTTTTTTGTACTTTTGCCGTATGAGAAGAAAATCATCAAAGCAACGCCGCTCTGCGCACAAAGGAGGTTCGCATTGGAAAAGTTTCCTGTGGGGCTTCTTTCTGTGCATTTTTGTTGTAGGCGTAGGAGGAGCTTTGTACATACGGACTTATTACCCAGCAATGTACCAAAAGATTCTCAATAAGATTTCTTCTCGCAAGATCAATACTACTTACGAGAGCCAACGCATTGAGCGCATCGTCAGTCTCCACTCGGATAAGATACTCGGTATTGACCTATCGCATTACCAAGATAAAGGGGAAATCATCTGGGATAGCCTACATATAAAGGTGAATGAACATAAATACCCTTTGCAGTTTGCTGTATTTCGCGCTACGATGGGCAATGATGGCAGTGATAAGAACTTTACCTACTTCTGGAAGGAGGCTAAGCAACACACCCTTATCAGGGGGGCTTACCACTATTACCGCCCCGATGAAGACCCAGAGCTACAGGCGCGCTCTTATCTGAAGAATGCTCAATTGGAGAAGGGCGATTTGCCTCCTATCTTAGATGTGGAGAAGTTGCCTAAGAAGAAATCAACAGAGGCTTTCTTGGCGGATATACAAAAGTGGCTTGACATAGTAGAGCAGAAATACAAACGCAAGCCTATTATTTACACTTATATCAGCTTCTACGAGGATTATCTCTCTCAGAAGTTCAAGAAATATCCTTTTTGGGTGGCTAATTACAACAATGTAGAGGTACCGACCACTATCTTTAAGTGGCAGATGTGGCAGTTCACTGAGAATGGCATCAGCCCTGGTGCAAAAGTGAAGATAGATTTGAACATCTACAACGGTTCCTATGAAGAAATGGAGGCTATCTTGATAAAATAACTCTTTTCCAGCGCATTTATGACTAAAAAAGAACTACGCAAGCACTATATGCAGTTGCGTTTGGCTCTTACGCAAGAGCAGCGCGATAACCTAAGTATGCAAATCGCTAATCGCCTGCTCACTCTGCCAATATGGGATAAGAGTACTTACCACATCTTCTTGACAGTGGAGCGACTGGGCGAGATCAATACGGAGTACCTCTTGGATATTCTCTACGGGAAGGATAAAAATGTGGTAGTGCCTAAGATGCACACTAAAGAGAAGCGCCTTAGCAGTATCTTGCTGACAGAGCAGACGCTCCTGCGCCTCAATAGCTGGGGCATTGCTGAGCCCGATGGAGGTATTGAAGTACCCCCTAATGCGATAGAGGTAGTATTTGTGCCACTACTGGCTTATGACCGTCAAGGAAACCGCGTAGGCTACGGCGGGGGCTACTACGACCGCTTTCTATCAGAATGTAAGGATGAGACTTTGAAGGTGGGGCTTTCTTTTTTTCCTCCTGAGGACGATATGAGTGCAGTGATGTCACCTACGGACATTACGTTGGATTATGTTGTTTTTCCTCAGGGTTGTCTCCATATTCCCCAAGCAGCTTCGGCTTGAAGTTCAAGCATTTGCTGACCGTTGCAGATGTGTGCTCCTT from Capnocytophaga haemolytica harbors:
- a CDS encoding M13 family metallopeptidase, producing MTTPEKGLDLSAMDPSVRPQDDFYNYVNGGWMKTAKIPADKPRWGAFDMLREETDKHCLLILDEILKENYPTGTEGQKIKDLYASYIDWDKRNAEGLKPIAARLAAIEKIKTLSDLQAYLEKTTPQGGNPICGWGVYADMKNSSQNAVYLGAFDLGMGRDYYQKESKENAEALAKYQEFVADIFKVLKDPKATQKAKQIVDFERSVAKLMLTNEEDRDPNLSYNPQTMAELKKLVKSLNIPAYLEKVGVKTDKVVVGEIRLYKEYDKFINKKNLPLLRDYLRYTLVANNTGSLNKELDELSFEFYNKYLRGQQEQRAMNKRALDLINGILGEAFGKLYVEKYFPAQAKEEMVELIGYLKKSFAQHINDLTWMSAETKEKALAKLDKFKVKVGYPDKWKDYSKLTILPASETVYYDNLQQVIKWAYQRKLDKVGKPVDKSEWEMSPQTVNAYYNPLNNEIVFPAAILQRPFFSFEADPAVNFGGIGAVIGHEMTHGFDDSGAEFDAEGNLKNWWTAADKENFKKVTKALAEQYDKYEPVKGVFVNGTFTSGENIADLGGVNIAFDALQMYLKDKGAVDKISDLTQDQRFFISWGTVWRTLSTEKYLINQTKTDPHTPGYYRAFGPVVNVDAWYKAFDVKEGDKLYKAPEQRVKIW
- a CDS encoding DUF6934 family protein gives rise to the protein MSYPRYTYKAGKYLTSFEFVSVGKRGSIKKVVGYAPMSNPRIYNLGFGDWNEETQEVDDSNGDMVKVLSTVVATMYEFTEVYPEIAVYATGSNETRTRLYRINIAKHLAILQQDFYVYGQNSDGSFETFEVNKEYIGFMVKRK
- a CDS encoding flavin reductase family protein, with protein sequence MQTFLPNMFYYGFPVVLLSTVDSEGNQDVTPVSCTWTLGNNAVIGLVRLNQAYENVKQVPEAVFNLPTATMWQQVEGIARYTGKNPVPEQKAAKYTYTDNKFAIGGFTTLPSEKVKPLRIAECPIQAEAEVLRINERDSYAIVELRFLTVHVADDLVMEGNKINPERWHPLIYNFKNYQEVGALLGKNFSIK
- a CDS encoding PorP/SprF family type IX secretion system membrane protein, producing MNKIYILLSAVLFCAYSHIMQAQNMNYVDYIFYTETQNLINPAAVGGEKGHTIMLNLRNQWLQSYDSDAPQVQSLITTYRLTKRIGLGVSVVNNKVFIQRETAFLADFSYSIPLNETSEIYLGLKAGGNLFNLDGSRIKTYNEKGQYDPLLNGYSGRFQPNVGAGVYYKTDRFYVGLSAPNLLASDVVKKKDGIVTSVAEQMYFYALGGYYLPITQDITLCPSMQAYLAKDTHYQVCATAAALYRDFLEVGIGYRTETVMNGYAMFKAPDWHLSVGYGFETNEIPT
- a CDS encoding gliding motility-associated C-terminal domain-containing protein, encoding MRYIPRMSRILEGRLTESAPNRRSFWETVSNVRRKLHWSLMALDRKVGENDDQLTGSTSYATVEIDVESGAGPFEVTSQTEKSYWFIGKSQTIKWSVANTDKAPINADKVNILFSTDDGATFSHTLASGVPNNGAYTFTVDASLTTDKGRILIEPTNNIFLAVNMGSIIVRDDADLDGDGVKDSQDNCIETPNPDQKDTDGDGLGDLCDEDTDGDGVPNDRDNCPNNYNPDQADADRDGIGDACDPDKDGDSIDNDKDDEFDKVLIPNAFSPNGDGINDTFNIRRITLYRKNVLQIFTREGQLIYESHGYKNKWGGIGNDGQKVPRGFYRYKLTLPEIKETKEGWIYINY
- a CDS encoding reprolysin-like metallopeptidase codes for the protein MNFHNSVLANGNAGCIGCVCKDEDKGKGFSAGNFKSFEDLDRFDIDFFCHELGHQMGANHTHNLQIEGYGVQIEPGSGSTIMGYAGITGANDVQSRTDPYFNHISVKQIVDYIKTQKCPTTKDLINTPPEIDPLKGYTIPKGTAYVLKGSATDADNDKLYYTWEQSDDLGSITADRFSPNNTR
- a CDS encoding SMUG2 DNA glycosylase family protein; translated protein: MKATFGERVIDFNRHLRYDEALPEGFAVLNPYVDNPETMQVMRAFYERFYSDNAPRRFIIGINPSRNGAGVTGVPFTDTKRLESACGIVMHSAHTHEVSSVFLYEMIAAYGGVAAFYKDFYINSPFPLAIVRRGSDGNWLNANYYDDNALFASVRPYMIETLRKHITLGLDTAKVYILGKKNADFIAKLNKEASLFGQMVVLEHPRYIQQYKSKEKELYIDKYITALKV
- a CDS encoding ABC transporter permease, which produces MAITAIAVGVVVMLIAIATGVGLQQKIREKLVVFHGHIQIFNYDNNASEVSIKPISLEQPFYPQFKDVPAVKHIQAVATKGGILRTPTTYEAILAKGVGKDYDWHLLQDFITEGRIPDFTTDEISNEVLISTYLANRLGLKLGDRCQAIFLKDESAQVPSQRSFVIVGLYNSGFQEFDASYLFVDLRQIQHINKWKADEIGTFELFIDDFNHITEVGNEVYARTNSHLDSQTILQKYPFIFEWLSMFDFNIYLIIGIMLIVGVFNMITALLVLILEKTPMVGTLKSLGAADRSIRNIFLYNATYIITLGLLWGNGIGFALLWLQQQYGIVKLDPATYYVSQVPIAIPWVGALLVNVGVLVVCLLMLLLPSFVIAKISPTKAMKFD
- a CDS encoding exo-beta-N-acetylmuramidase NamZ domain-containing protein, yielding MKYSKFKSICEFRGAKVTLFLLIALLSCKNNGQEHRSSMTQKTESQQKEIIPAANRMYLYIKDLRDKNVAVVTNQTGVVERKDGSLVHLVDTLLAKKVKLTKVFAPEHGFRGDADAGEVVKDGKDARTGLPIISLYGKNKKPTAEQLKGIDLVLFDLQDVGARFYTYISTLHYVMEACAEQHIPLIVLDRPNPNGHYIDGAVLEPSCQSFIGMHPVPVVYGMTIGEYAQMINGEGWLAQRAKSDLKVIPLAHYTHQKAYHLPVKPSPNLPNDVAINLYPSLCFFEGTEVSMGRGTDKQFQIYGSPYLEKTDFSFTPQPNAGDKNPKFNGKLCYGEDLSSSVRLSALNLSWLKKAYEQSKGVKMAFFTASFNKIAGTPALKQQLIDGKSEQEIRASWQKDIEKFKEVRKKYLLYP
- a CDS encoding GH25 family lysozyme, which translates into the protein MRRKSSKQRRSAHKGGSHWKSFLWGFFLCIFVVGVGGALYIRTYYPAMYQKILNKISSRKINTTYESQRIERIVSLHSDKILGIDLSHYQDKGEIIWDSLHIKVNEHKYPLQFAVFRATMGNDGSDKNFTYFWKEAKQHTLIRGAYHYYRPDEDPELQARSYLKNAQLEKGDLPPILDVEKLPKKKSTEAFLADIQKWLDIVEQKYKRKPIIYTYISFYEDYLSQKFKKYPFWVANYNNVEVPTTIFKWQMWQFTENGISPGAKVKIDLNIYNGSYEEMEAILIK
- a CDS encoding 5-formyltetrahydrofolate cyclo-ligase encodes the protein MTKKELRKHYMQLRLALTQEQRDNLSMQIANRLLTLPIWDKSTYHIFLTVERLGEINTEYLLDILYGKDKNVVVPKMHTKEKRLSSILLTEQTLLRLNSWGIAEPDGGIEVPPNAIEVVFVPLLAYDRQGNRVGYGGGYYDRFLSECKDETLKVGLSFFPPEDDMSAVMSPTDITLDYVVFPQGCLHIPQAASA